The Orcinus orca chromosome 16, mOrcOrc1.1, whole genome shotgun sequence genome includes a window with the following:
- the EMILIN3 gene encoding EMILIN-3, which yields MLISAEPASRLPSAAPGASSAGHSAGRSRREAPGGRASELRGPRPAAGPGRASGGWAGAHPAGTRAGPGGDPGAAMGRRRLPVWLCAVAALLSGAQAKGTPLLARPAPPGASRYSLYTTGWRPRLRPGPHKALCAYIVHRNVTCVLQEGADNYIKAEYRQCGWGPNCPGTVTYRTVLRPKYKVGYKTVTDLAWRCCPGLAGEGCPEHLTDHAAAPPQPEPEPQVPSGQVGPGPRPLPSSRAASSPHGRKGPGLFGERLERLEGDVQRLAQAYGTLSGLVASHEDPNRVTGGSNAPAAPVGFGVIPEGFVNPRDRAGGPLTPPLDEILSKVTEVSNTLRTKVQLLDEVHGLALGHEAHLQRLRESPPSPLTSLALLDEYVDRRLHRLWGNLLDGFEQKLQGVQNACDLQVQEVRQQFEEGQAASRRLHQSLDGRELALRRELSQLGTRLQGLGVAGRGSCCGQLALISTRVDSLERKLQAVTEAQRGHSPPDGNDLTRLSAAMLEGGVDGLLEGLETVNSTEGGARGCCLGMQEGGWGVRGFHTMLEERVQRLEERLLTLAGEPSHDSAPAGRSARPLVQTELAVLEQRLVSLEASCTPRTTLAILDNLVAEVKAWQSRSEALLRQVASHAALLQKLNGTVAEVQGQLAEAAGNSLQGEITLLKVNLNSVSKSLTGLSDSVSQYSDALLAANTSLDERERKVEAEVHAIQEQVSSQGSWLRAGHRQVLSLRGQLEQLKAGVASVAGRLSRCQDTAQELQLAVGHFDQRVAQVEGTCGRLGLLAAGLDSLAAESLGPREGLWDHVDQLNRTLAQHAKDIARLRDDLLDCRAQLAEQVQAGQAD from the exons ATGCTAATCAGCGCAGAGCCCGCCTCCCGCCTCCCCTCGGCGGCCCCAGGCGCGAGCAGCGCCGGCCACTCGGCGGGACGCAGCCGCCGCGAAGCGCCAGGCGGCCGGGCCAGCGAGCTCCGGGGGCCGCGACCGGCGGCGGGACCCGGGCGGGCGAGCGGCGGGTGGGCGGGCGCACACCCGGCGGGGACCCGCGCGGGGCCAGGTGGAGACCCGGGGGCCGCGATGGGTCGCCGCCGCCTGCCGGTCTGGCTGTGCGCCGTCGCGGCGCTTCTCTCGGGGGCGCAGGCCAAGGGCACCCCGCTCCTCGCGCGGCCCGCGCCGCCCGGTGCCTCCCGCTACAGCCTCTACACGACGGGATGGCGCCCGCGGCTGCGCCCGGGGCCGCACAA GGCCCTCTGTGCCTACATTGTACACAGGAATGTGACCTGTGTCCTACAGGAGGGAGCGGATAACTACATAAAGGCTGAGTACCGGCAGTGTGGATGGGGGCCCAACTGCCCCGGGACAGTCAC GTACCGCACAGTGCTCAGACCCAAATACAAGGTGGGCTACAAGACAGTGACCGACCTCGCCTGGCGTTGCTGCCCCGGCCTCGCTGGAGAAGGCTGCCCCGAGCATCTCACGGACCACGCGGCTGCCCCACCTCAGCCGGAGCCTGAGCCCCAGGTTCCCTCAGGGCAGGtgggcccaggccccaggccccttcCTTCTAGCAGAGCAGCCTCCAGCCCCCACG gAAGGAAAGGCCCAGGGCTGTTTGGTGAACGGCTGGAACGCCTGGAGGGTGATGTCCAGCGCCTGGCACAAGCATATGGTACCCTCAGTGGCCTGGTGGCCAGCCACGAAGACCCCAACAGGGTGACTGGTGGCTCCAACGCTCCTGCTGCCCCTGTGGGCTTTGGGGTCATCCCCGAGGGGTTTGTGAACCCCAGAGACAGAGCTGGAGGACCACTCACTCCTCCTCTGGATGAGATCCTGAGCAAGGTGACAGAGGTGAGCAACACACTCCGGACCAAGGTGCAACTGCTGGACGAGGTGCATGGACTGGCCCTCGGCCATGAGGCTCACCTGCAGCGGCTGCGGGAGAGCCCCCCATCTCCGCTCACCTCCCTGGCGCTGCTGGACGAGTATGTGGACCGACGGCTGCACCGACTCTGGGGGAACCTGCTGGATGGCTTCGAGCAGAAGCTGCAGGGTGTCCAGAATGCGTGCGACCTACAGGTGCAGGAGGTGCGGCAGCAGTTCGAGGAGGGCCAGGCGGCCAGCCGGAGGCTGCACCAGAGCCTGGATGGCCGGGAGCTGGCCCTGCGCCGGGAGCTCTCACAGCTGGGTACCCGGCTGCAGGGCTTGGGCGTGGCTGGCAGGGGCAGCTGCTGTGGCCAGCTGGCCTTGATCAGTACCCGCGTAGACAGCCTCGAGAGGAAGCTGCAGGCAGTGACCGAGGCCCAAAGGGGCCACAGCCCCCCCGACGGGAATGACCTCACACGGCTCTCTGCTGCCATGCTCGAGGGGGGCGTGGATGGGCTGCTGGAGGGCTTGGAGACCGTCAACAGCACAGAGGGTGGAGCCAGGGGCTGCTGTCTGGGGATGCAGGAGGGGGGCTGGGGTGTGCGTGGCTTCCACACCATGCTGGAAGAGCGCGTGCAGAGGCTGGAGGAACGCCTGCTGACGCTGGCTGGGGAGCCGAGCCACGATAGCGCTCCTGCAGGCAGATCGGCTCGCCCGCTCGTGCAGACGGAGCTGGCGGTGCTGGAACAACGGCTGGTTTCACTGGAGGCCTCGTGTACCCCTAGGACCACCCTAGCCATCCTGGACAATCTCGTGGCCGAAGTGAAGGCCTGGCAGAGCCGGAGCGAGGCCCTCCTACGCCAGGTGGCCAGCCATGCGGCCCTGCTCCAGAAGCTCAATGGCACCGTGGCTGAGGTCCAGGGGCAGCTGGCAGAAGCAGCGGGCAACTCCCTCCAAGGCGAGATCACCCTGCTCAAGGTCAATCTGAACTCTGTGAGCAAGTCGCTCACGGGCCTCAGTGACTCTGTAAGCCAGTATTCTGATGCCCTCTTGGCCGCCAACACATCCCTGGATGAGCGGGAACGCAAGGTGGAGGCTGAGGTCCACGCCATCCAGGAGCAGGTCAGCAGCCAAGGCTCGTGGCTTCGGGCCGGACACAGGCAGGTCCTGAGCCTGCGGGGGCAGCTGGAGCAACTCAAGGCCGGCGTGGCCAGTGTGGCTGGCAGGCTGAGCCGCTGTCAGGACACGGCCCAGGAACTGCAGCTTGCGGTGGGTCACTTTGACCAGAGGGTGGCGCAAGTGGAAGGTACCTGTGGGAGGCTGGGCCTGCTGGCTGCGGGCCTGGACAGCTTGGCGGCTGAGTCCCTTGGGCCCAGGGAGGGCCTGTGGGACCACGTGGACCAGCTGAACCGCACGCTGGCCCAGCACGCAAAGGACATTGCCCGCCTCCGGGATGACCTGCTGGACTGCCGGGCCCAGCTGGCCGAGCAGGTCCAGGCAGGGCAGGCCGACTAG